A single genomic interval of Drosophila virilis strain 15010-1051.87 chromosome 2, Dvir_AGI_RSII-ME, whole genome shotgun sequence harbors:
- the sit gene encoding very long chain fatty acid elongase AAEL008004 has translation MAAVNATQTDYWNFLFIELADPRTNDWFLIKSPLPLLTILAFYLYFVLSWGPRFMRDRKPFKLERTLLVYNFFQVVLSVWMVYEGVVIWQYYSWRCQPVDWSRTPKAYREARVVYVYYLAKITELLDTIFFVLRKNDRQVTFLHVYHHTVMPMISWGTSKYYPGGHGTFIGWINSFVHIIMYSYYFLSAFGPKMQKYLWWKKHITNLQMIQFCCAFIHQTQLLYTDCGYPRWSVCFTLPNAVFFYFLFNDFYQKSYKKKQAAAKAKADKESITNNNNDSCAKNLNAAIATNAAQQKKVL, from the exons atggcgGCCGTTAACGCAACACAAACGGACTATTGGAACTTTCTGTTCATCGAGCTGGCCG ATCCGCGTACCAATGACTGGTTCCTGATCAAAtcgccgttgccgctgctgacCATCCTGGCCTTCTATCTGTACTTTGTGCTGTCGTGGGGTCCACGTTTTATGCGGGATCGCAAACCCTTCAAGCTGGAGCGCACGCTGCTCGTCTACAATTTCTTTCAGGTGGTGCTCAGCGTTTGGATGGTCTACGAGGGCGTGGTCATTTGGCAGTATTACAGCTGGCGCTGCCAGCCGGTCGACTGGTCACGCACGCCGAAAGCGTACAGAGAGGCGCGTGTTGTCTATGTTTATTATCTGGCCAAGATCACCGAGCTGCTGGACACGATCTTCTTTGTGCTGCGCAAGAACGATCGTCAGGTGACATTCCTGCATGTGTATCATCACACAGTCATGCCCATGATCAGCTGGGGCACATCCAAGTATTACCCTGGCGGCCATGGCACCTTCATTGGCTGGATCAACTCGTTTGTGCATATCATCATGTACTCGTACTATTTCCTGTCTGCATTTGGACCCAAAATGCAAAAGTATCTGTGGTGGAAGAAGCACATCACCAATCTGCAAATG ATTCAATTCTGCTGCGCTTTTATACATCAAACCCAACTGCTCTACACCGACTGCGGCTATCCGAGATGGTCCGTTTGCTTTACGCTGCCCAATGCCGTGTTCTTCTACTTCCTGTTCAATGACTTCTACCAGAAGTCCTACAAGAAGAAGCAGGCAGCGGCCAAGGCCAAGGCCGATAAGGAGAGcattaccaacaacaacaacgacagctgTGCCAAGAATCTAAATGCCGCCATAGCCACAAATGCAGCACAACAAAAGAAGGTGCTGTAG